ACAAGACCCAAAACAAgaaaatccgttctccagtttcggaaatctaccttgctaaatgaaaatctagcaaaaaaataactctttttaagaaaaatgtaattatttaatttttttatttttaattaaattttttttcatattgccTATGATAAATCTGGTAAATATCATATGCTGTATGCTTGTATTCGTTTTAAGGAAACAAATTATGTcggtatgatataaattattttgtatttggtcAGATTATTACACATAATTTTACAGTATACCTAAGtactaaactataaaatatagctaggtaatagcaaaataaaaatgtttattttgattttagctaataaatatataataattcatttgaaattgttttacgtGAACAATAAGCATGGACAAGAACTAAACAATATCACTAAAAAAACTGATCTGCAATTATATGGTATTCTGTCgactattataaagtataaacattccAACGGCAAGTTATCAGCCATACGCAGCTATATTTCACAAAGGAGATGACTTAAACTCTGGTAAGTACATAGCGTACTTGAGAGAGATAAATTCAAAATGGATTTGTGCAAGTAACATGGATTTTTCTAGAAAAGATGGTCAACCAACAGTAGAGATGTCTGTGTCATAGTTTTAAGAAAAGTATGAGGTTGTTGTATGAACTATGaactacaaatttaaaaactgtttgttTATCCCAATTtacaatcaaatttaaatacaaaataatgaaagAAAATCTCTATTTTacccaaaatgtttaaatgatcTCTATTTATTCATATTCTAGATTAaaccttttattaaaatgtgtagcataaaatttttatttatgcttatataaaatgttaaaattaaattagtgtaattttcaaatattaatttatttaattacatttaaaaataattatttactagatTAAAATCATTTCTAATTtacaatctaataatataataaataataatacagtttatgaaGCCCCAATATTTTCTGTTGATActaatatatgttattttttgctGTGttatgatggaaatatttgtcaTCTTATAAGACAGTTACGACAAAAGAACAATCAAATTTTCCTCAGAAGACTGCATCATGTCGATATTGGTTTCCATTATTTCAAAAGGATGAAAGGCAGCCATATCATGCCTGAAAAATGTTTGTAAGGTTTTTAATTGTACATGGAAGTTTAACCCAAATTAGAcaacttgattaaaaattaatgttaaatgagTAACAGCAACCTAATTGTgatgaatttatttactttaatgaTAACGGAATGTGTAGGTCGTTGATATTATCAATTTTCTTTTCTTCCATATTTTCCCACACATTCACCATACACATATCTTTTAGACTGGGCTCTATGAAAAAAGAAATACaagatattgtttttttttgcaattcggataatgataaaaaatttaatattttactcagATCTAAAATATGAAGGTCATCATGTTCCTTAAGATTTGCATTAAATTGTACATACTGATCCATAATTGTTACTGGTTTGGGAAATATCGGACTAATACCACCAGCTATAAATATCCTGTCATTAACTAATTGACAAATCTGTCTTCTTCTAGCACACGGTGGCGTGCCCTTCGGTAATATTTTCATCCAGGTGGAACTCACTGGATCATATCGATGTATGTCTTGAAAATGCAAGTCCTTGTTCTTGTTAAACCCACCGAAGATGTAAAAAAAGCCATCTTTCACAACTGTAACCAATCCAACACTTTCATTAGTaacattatagtaggtacttttgGTAAATAGTTGTGGCATACATGCAGAATGGCTACGCCGTGCTATGGGTTTACTACCATAGACGTTTGGACGTATCCACTTTCCTCTAGaggtatctaaataataaatatcggaACAATATGTATCTGTATCGATTTGCCTTGAAGCTGCCCAATCACTGCGGCCaccaaatatatacattttattatcaatagCAGTTGCAGTATGATAATCTCTATAAGATGGAGGACGTCCCTATGAAAAATAAACCCATCAAAATTGTTAATGGCATACCTGGTAagaagatacaattttataatcaaatattaccTCTGTCTTAACTATACTCCATTCCATGGAGTGCAATTTTAACATATACAAATCCGAAGCGAACAGACCCGAGCCTTCTTCATATCCGCCAAATatgtacatgcaattttgaatGATACATGCGGAATGACCATCTCTCGGCTCTGGTTTATGTCCAAATACATTTGGTGTTGTCCATTTTAGAGTTtctaaattgataaaaatattttattgtataagaattattacaaatatgttttatgttttaggAAAAACATATTTCAAATCAAGAATCAGATCAGCTGTTGATTTCTTACTAATAAAATTTTTCGTTATTAAAGCTCTGAtctgattttttatattattacagaaataacataacttttctcttttttgttttaacgcaATGGTTTCCAACCTTTTAAAGTCTATGCTtctcttttaaattttaaaaaatctcatGCTCATCCACTTTAAATTAGAGTTTAGACGAcctttttacaaaacaaatgcaaacatgaacatttaaaacataaaatgtttagcaCTTTTATCCtgctcaaaaataaaataatgtttattttgaagGCTTACAGAAACAATTACTAGGTATGGGTATGcaaaatttgaattgtattttagtTCTATTAACTGCTCAACTGATCAATAATGAACTGGTCAGCTATTTATTTGTCTTGATGTATTTATCAAGTCTTGACTTGTCAGCAGTTcaattatgcatattta
This genomic window from Metopolophium dirhodum isolate CAU chromosome 1, ASM1992520v1, whole genome shotgun sequence contains:
- the LOC132937211 gene encoding kelch domain-containing protein 3-like, with the translated sequence MYWTVHTSGGPKLVSNAAVVIGTSIFTFGGYCVDVDHTKFKPIDIHILDTEKLKWWKPELNNQDCSCVPFMRYGHTAINLGSNIYLWGGFNGNRACNTLYCFNTETLKWTTPNVFGHKPEPRDGHSACIIQNCMYIFGGYEEGSGLFASDLYMLKLHSMEWSIVKTEGRPPSYRDYHTATAIDNKMYIFGGRSDWAASRQIDTDTYCSDIYYLDTSRGKWIRPNVYGSKPIARRSHSAFVKDGFFYIFGGFNKNKDLHFQDIHRYDPVSSTWMKILPKGTPPCARRRQICQLVNDRIFIAGGISPIFPKPVTIMDQYVQFNANLKEHDDLHILDLKPSLKDMCMVNVWENMEEKKIDNINDLHIPLSLKHDMAAFHPFEIMETNIDMMQSSEENLIVLLS